The proteins below come from a single Serratia ficaria genomic window:
- a CDS encoding NCS2 family permease, translated as MTKPVSGLAAEQGLLGRVFKLKQHGTTARTETIAGITTFLTMVYIVFVNPQILGAAGMDTQAVFVTTCLIAAFGSILMGLLANLPVALAPAMGLNAFFAFVVVGAMGISWQVGMGAIFWGAVGLLLLTIFRIRYWMIANIPVSLRIGITSGIGLFIGMMGLKNAGIVVANPDTLVTIGSLTSHNVLLGALGFFIIAVLSSRSFHAAVLVSIVVTTLIGWALGDVKYGGVFSMPPSITSVVGQVDLTGALNLGLAGVIFSFMLVNLFDSSGTLIGVTDKAGLTDESGKFPRMKQALYVDSISSVAGSLAGTSSVTAYIESSSGVAVGGRTGLTAVVTGILFLLVIFLSPLAGMVPAYAAAGALIYVGVLMTASLARVKWDDLTEAVPAFVTAVMMPFSFSITEGIALGFISYCVMKLGTGRWREIGPCVIVVALLFVLKIAFVDGH; from the coding sequence ATGACCAAACCAGTATCTGGCCTTGCCGCAGAGCAAGGTTTGCTTGGGCGCGTGTTCAAACTCAAGCAGCATGGAACCACGGCGCGTACGGAAACGATTGCCGGTATCACCACCTTCCTGACCATGGTGTATATCGTGTTCGTTAACCCCCAAATCCTGGGCGCGGCGGGCATGGATACGCAGGCGGTGTTTGTGACCACCTGCCTGATCGCCGCTTTCGGCAGCATTCTGATGGGGCTGCTGGCGAATCTGCCGGTGGCGCTGGCGCCGGCGATGGGTCTGAACGCCTTCTTCGCCTTCGTGGTGGTCGGGGCGATGGGCATTTCCTGGCAGGTGGGCATGGGCGCTATCTTCTGGGGCGCCGTCGGCCTGCTGCTGCTGACCATTTTCCGCATTCGTTACTGGATGATCGCCAACATCCCGGTCAGCCTGAGGATCGGCATTACCAGCGGCATCGGCCTGTTTATCGGCATGATGGGGCTGAAAAACGCCGGCATCGTGGTGGCCAACCCGGACACGCTGGTCACCATCGGCAGCCTGACCTCGCACAACGTGCTGCTGGGGGCGCTCGGCTTCTTTATCATTGCGGTGCTGTCTTCACGCAGCTTCCATGCGGCGGTGCTGGTATCCATCGTGGTGACCACCCTGATCGGCTGGGCGCTGGGCGACGTCAAATACGGCGGCGTGTTCTCCATGCCGCCGAGCATCACCTCGGTGGTGGGCCAGGTCGATCTGACCGGCGCGCTGAACCTTGGCCTGGCCGGCGTGATCTTCTCCTTCATGCTGGTTAACCTGTTCGACTCTTCCGGCACGCTGATCGGTGTGACCGACAAGGCCGGATTGACCGATGAGAGCGGCAAATTCCCGCGCATGAAGCAGGCGCTGTACGTCGACAGCATCAGCTCGGTCGCCGGTTCGCTGGCGGGCACCTCTTCCGTCACCGCCTATATCGAAAGCTCGTCCGGCGTGGCCGTCGGCGGCCGTACCGGCCTGACCGCCGTCGTGACCGGCATTCTGTTCCTGTTGGTGATCTTCCTTTCGCCGCTGGCGGGCATGGTGCCGGCTTACGCCGCCGCCGGCGCGCTGATCTACGTGGGCGTGTTGATGACCGCCAGCCTGGCGCGGGTGAAGTGGGACGACCTGACCGAGGCGGTGCCGGCGTTCGTCACCGCGGTGATGATGCCGTTCAGCTTCTCGATTACCGAAGGCATCGCGCTCGGCTTCATCTCTTACTGCGTGATGAAGCTCGGCACCGGCCGCTGGCGCGAGATCGGCCCGTGCGTGATCGTGGTGGCGCTGCTGTTTGTGCTGAAGATTGCCTTCGTCGACGGTCATTGA
- the pstA gene encoding phosphate ABC transporter permease PstA: MTTMDMQNNVALAESRRKMQAWRRQKNRLALFLSMATMVFGLFWLVWILFSTVTKGVDGMSLALFTEMTPPPNTAGGGLANAIAGSGLLILWATIFGTPLGIMAGIYLAEYGRKSWLAEVIRFINDILLSAPSIVVGLFVYTIVVAKMEHFSGWAGIIALALLQVPIVIRTTENMLKLVPDTLREAAYALGTPKWRMISAITLKASVSGIITGVLLAIARIAGETAPLLFTSLSNQFWSTDLMQPIANLPVTIFKFAMSPFAEWQQLAWAGVLLITLCVLLLNILARVVFAKKKHS; the protein is encoded by the coding sequence GTGACGACGATGGATATGCAAAACAACGTAGCGCTGGCGGAAAGCCGCCGCAAAATGCAGGCCTGGCGCCGGCAGAAGAACCGCCTGGCGCTGTTCCTGTCGATGGCGACCATGGTGTTTGGCCTGTTCTGGCTGGTGTGGATCCTGTTCTCCACCGTCACCAAGGGCGTCGACGGCATGTCGCTGGCGCTGTTCACCGAAATGACCCCGCCGCCGAACACCGCGGGCGGCGGCCTGGCCAACGCCATCGCCGGCAGCGGGCTGTTGATCCTGTGGGCGACGATATTCGGCACGCCGCTGGGCATCATGGCCGGCATCTACCTGGCGGAATACGGCCGCAAATCCTGGCTGGCGGAGGTTATCCGCTTTATCAACGATATTCTGCTGTCTGCGCCGTCGATCGTGGTGGGGCTGTTCGTCTACACCATCGTGGTGGCGAAGATGGAGCACTTCTCCGGCTGGGCCGGCATTATCGCGCTGGCGCTGCTGCAGGTGCCGATCGTCATCCGTACCACCGAGAACATGCTGAAGCTGGTGCCGGACACGCTGCGCGAAGCGGCCTATGCGCTGGGCACGCCGAAATGGCGCATGATTTCCGCCATCACGCTGAAGGCTTCGGTGTCCGGCATTATCACCGGCGTGCTGCTGGCGATTGCGCGTATCGCCGGGGAAACCGCTCCGCTGCTGTTCACCTCGTTGTCGAACCAGTTCTGGAGCACCGACCTGATGCAGCCGATCGCCAACCTGCCGGTGACCATTTTCAAATTCGCCATGAGCCCGTTCGCCGAATGGCAGCAGCTGGCCTGGGCCGGGGTGCTGTTGATCACCCTGTGCGTACTGTTACTGAATATTCTGGCGCGTGTGGTTTTCGCCAAGAAAAAGCATTCATAA
- a CDS encoding amino acid ABC transporter permease codes for MNLDWLLAPQYLSWLWQGFLLTLWLSACAGLAATLLGFLLAAMRDSSLRPLRWLAVAYSSLFRNTPLLVQLFFWYFAAGQILPAGAMQWLNASHRIGPLEWPSFEFLAGFFGLTLYSTAFIAEEIRSGIRGVAGGQKYAANALGLTGWQAMRYVVLPQALKIALPPLLGQYMNVIKNSSLTMAIGVAELSYASRQVETETLRTFQAFGVATVLYIAIIALLEGWGMWRQQRKPLRGH; via the coding sequence ATGAATCTGGACTGGCTGTTGGCGCCGCAATACCTGAGCTGGCTGTGGCAAGGGTTTCTGCTGACGCTGTGGCTCTCCGCCTGTGCGGGCCTGGCGGCTACGCTGCTGGGTTTCCTGCTGGCGGCGATGCGCGACAGCAGCCTGCGCCCGTTGCGCTGGCTGGCGGTGGCCTACAGTTCGCTGTTCCGCAATACGCCGCTGCTGGTGCAGCTGTTTTTCTGGTACTTCGCCGCCGGGCAGATCCTGCCTGCCGGCGCCATGCAGTGGTTGAACGCCTCGCACCGCATCGGCCCGCTTGAGTGGCCGTCGTTTGAGTTTCTCGCCGGCTTCTTCGGCCTGACGCTGTATTCCACCGCCTTTATCGCCGAAGAGATCCGTTCCGGCATCCGCGGCGTCGCCGGCGGGCAAAAATACGCCGCCAACGCGCTGGGGCTGACCGGCTGGCAGGCGATGCGCTACGTGGTGCTGCCGCAGGCGTTGAAAATCGCCTTGCCGCCGCTGCTGGGGCAGTACATGAACGTGATAAAGAATTCGTCGCTGACCATGGCGATCGGCGTCGCCGAGCTGTCGTACGCTTCGCGACAGGTGGAAACCGAAACGCTGCGCACCTTCCAGGCGTTCGGCGTCGCCACGGTGCTGTACATCGCCATCATCGCGCTGCTGGAAGGCTGGGGCATGTGGCGCCAGCAGCGCAAGCCGCTGAGGGGGCACTAA
- a CDS encoding ABC transporter substrate-binding protein: MKHRALALTLLASLTGLAAGAAHADKLDDIKQAGVVRIAVFDSNPPFGYIDPQSKKLVGYDVDVAEAIGKALGVKVELRATNPANRIPLLVSKKVDLIAANFTITDERAKEVNFSVPYFATGQKFIAHKGVLKTPEDIKKLRIGADKGTVQEITLREHYPTAKVISYDDTPLAFVALRNGNVQAITQDDAKLVGLLGNLPAAQKADFEISPFSITKEYQGVGIPKGEDRLTATINDTLIKLEKDGEAVKIYDRWFGPDTKSAQPRGDFKIAPLDQQPKA, encoded by the coding sequence ATGAAACATCGCGCTTTGGCCTTAACGCTGTTAGCCAGTCTGACCGGCCTTGCCGCCGGCGCCGCGCACGCGGACAAACTCGACGATATCAAGCAAGCCGGCGTGGTGCGCATCGCGGTGTTCGACAGCAACCCGCCGTTCGGCTATATCGATCCGCAAAGCAAAAAGCTGGTGGGCTACGACGTTGACGTCGCCGAGGCGATCGGCAAGGCGCTGGGCGTGAAGGTGGAGCTGCGCGCCACCAACCCGGCCAACCGCATTCCGCTGCTGGTGTCGAAGAAGGTCGATCTGATCGCCGCCAACTTCACCATTACTGACGAGCGCGCCAAGGAAGTGAACTTCAGCGTGCCGTATTTCGCCACCGGCCAGAAATTTATCGCCCACAAGGGCGTGCTGAAAACGCCGGAAGACATCAAAAAGCTGCGCATCGGCGCGGACAAGGGCACGGTGCAGGAGATCACGCTGCGCGAACACTACCCGACGGCCAAGGTGATCTCTTACGACGATACCCCGCTGGCGTTTGTGGCGCTGCGCAACGGCAACGTGCAGGCGATCACCCAGGACGACGCCAAGCTGGTGGGCCTGCTCGGCAACCTGCCGGCGGCGCAGAAGGCGGACTTCGAGATCTCGCCGTTCAGCATCACCAAAGAATACCAGGGCGTGGGGATCCCGAAAGGCGAGGATCGCCTGACCGCCACCATCAACGACACGTTGATCAAGCTGGAAAAAGACGGTGAAGCGGTGAAAATTTACGATCGCTGGTTCGGGCCGGACACCAAGTCGGCGCAGCCGCGCGGCGATTTCAAGATCGCGCCGTTGGATCAACAGCCGAAGGCCTGA
- the phoU gene encoding phosphate signaling complex protein PhoU translates to MDNLNLNKHISGQFNAELEHIRTQVLTMGGLVEQQLTDAITAMHNQDGELAKRVIEGDAKVNMMEVAIDEACVRIIAKRQPTASDLRLVMAIIKTISELERIGDVADKICRTALEKFSHQHQPLLVSLESLGRHTVQMLHDVLDAFARMDLDEAIRIYREDKKVDQEYEGIVRQLMTYMMEDSRTIPSVLTALFCARSIERIGDRCQNICEFIFYFVKGQDFRHIGGDALEKLLSADGKNEEKE, encoded by the coding sequence ATGGATAACCTGAATTTAAATAAACACATTTCCGGCCAGTTCAACGCAGAGCTCGAGCATATCCGCACCCAGGTGCTGACCATGGGCGGGCTGGTGGAGCAACAGCTGACCGACGCCATCACCGCCATGCACAATCAGGACGGCGAGCTGGCCAAGCGCGTGATCGAAGGCGACGCCAAGGTCAACATGATGGAAGTGGCGATCGACGAAGCCTGCGTGCGCATCATCGCCAAGCGCCAGCCCACCGCCAGCGATCTGCGCCTGGTGATGGCGATCATCAAAACCATTTCCGAGCTGGAACGCATCGGCGACGTGGCGGACAAGATCTGCCGCACCGCGCTGGAGAAGTTCTCGCACCAGCATCAGCCGCTGCTGGTCAGCCTGGAATCGCTGGGCCGCCATACCGTGCAGATGCTGCACGATGTGCTGGACGCCTTTGCGCGCATGGATCTGGATGAAGCGATCCGTATTTATCGCGAAGATAAAAAGGTCGACCAGGAATATGAAGGCATCGTGCGTCAGCTGATGACCTACATGATGGAAGATTCGCGCACCATTCCGAGCGTGCTGACCGCGCTGTTCTGCGCCCGTTCGATCGAACGCATCGGCGACCGCTGCCAGAATATCTGCGAATTTATCTTCTACTTCGTTAAAGGCCAGGATTTTCGCCATATCGGCGGCGACGCGCTGGAAAAGCTGCTGTCCGCCGACGGCAAAAACGAAGAAAAAGAGTAA
- the glmS gene encoding glutamine--fructose-6-phosphate transaminase (isomerizing), protein MCGIVGAVAQRDIAEILLEGLRRLEYRGYDSAGLAVVDAEGNVSRLRRVGKVNALSEAAEQHELHGGTGIAHTRWATHGEPTEANAHPHVSDYITVVHNGIIENHEPLRELLIERGYRFSSETDTEVIAHLVHWEQKQGGTLLEVVQRVIPQLRGAYGTVVMDSRDPSVLVAARSGSPLVIGRGVGENFIASDQLALLPVTRRFIFLEEGDVVEVTRRTVSIFDKQGNAIERPEIESQVQYDAGDKGAYRHYMQKEIYEQPLALKNTLEGRFSQGQINLSELGPRADELLAKVQHVQIIACGTSYHSGMVARYWFEALAGVPCDVEIASEFRYRKSAVRPGSLIITLSQSGETADTLAALRLSKELGYLGSLAVCNVAGSSLVRESDLALMTRAGTEIGVASTKAFTTQLAVLLMLVARLGRLKGMAESVEHDIVHALQALPARIEQMLSMDKNIEALAEGFSDKHHALFLGRGDQYPIAMEGALKLKEISYIHAEAYAAGELKHGPLALIDADMPVIVVAPNNELLEKLKSNIEEVRARGGQLYVFADQDAGFVSSEGMTIIPLPHVEEIVAPIFYTVPLQLLSYHVALIKGTDVDQPRNLAKSVTVE, encoded by the coding sequence ATGTGTGGAATTGTAGGCGCAGTAGCGCAACGTGATATTGCAGAAATCCTGTTGGAAGGTTTACGCCGTCTCGAGTACCGCGGTTACGACTCCGCCGGTTTGGCGGTGGTTGATGCCGAAGGCAACGTCAGCCGCCTGCGCCGCGTAGGCAAGGTGAATGCGCTTTCCGAAGCCGCAGAGCAGCATGAACTGCACGGCGGCACCGGTATCGCTCATACCCGCTGGGCGACCCACGGCGAACCGACCGAAGCGAACGCGCACCCGCATGTTTCCGATTACATTACCGTGGTGCATAACGGCATTATCGAAAACCACGAACCGCTGCGTGAACTGCTGATCGAACGCGGTTATCGTTTCAGCTCGGAAACCGACACCGAGGTGATTGCCCACCTGGTGCACTGGGAGCAAAAGCAGGGCGGCACGCTGCTGGAAGTGGTCCAGCGCGTGATCCCGCAGCTGCGCGGCGCCTATGGCACCGTGGTGATGGATAGCCGCGATCCCAGCGTGCTGGTGGCTGCGCGTTCCGGCAGCCCGCTGGTGATTGGCCGCGGCGTCGGCGAAAACTTCATCGCTTCCGATCAGCTGGCGCTGCTGCCGGTAACCCGTCGCTTTATCTTCCTGGAAGAAGGCGACGTGGTGGAAGTGACCCGCCGCACCGTCAGCATTTTCGACAAGCAGGGCAACGCCATCGAGCGCCCTGAAATCGAATCTCAGGTGCAGTACGACGCCGGCGACAAGGGCGCTTACCGCCACTACATGCAAAAAGAGATCTACGAACAGCCGCTGGCGCTGAAAAACACCCTGGAAGGGCGTTTCAGCCAGGGGCAAATCAACCTGAGCGAGCTGGGCCCGCGCGCCGACGAACTGCTGGCGAAGGTACAGCACGTGCAGATTATCGCCTGCGGCACTTCCTACCACTCCGGCATGGTGGCGCGTTACTGGTTCGAAGCGCTGGCCGGCGTACCGTGCGACGTCGAAATCGCCTCCGAATTCCGCTACCGCAAATCGGCGGTGCGCCCGGGCAGCCTGATCATCACCCTGTCCCAATCCGGTGAAACCGCCGATACCCTGGCGGCGCTGCGCCTGTCCAAAGAGCTGGGCTATCTGGGGTCGCTGGCGGTGTGCAACGTGGCCGGTTCTTCGCTGGTGCGCGAATCCGATCTGGCGCTGATGACCCGGGCCGGCACCGAAATCGGCGTGGCCTCCACCAAGGCCTTCACCACCCAGCTGGCGGTATTGCTGATGCTGGTGGCGCGCCTCGGCCGCCTGAAGGGCATGGCGGAAAGCGTCGAGCATGACATCGTGCATGCGCTGCAGGCGTTGCCGGCGCGCATCGAGCAGATGCTGTCGATGGACAAAAACATCGAGGCGCTGGCGGAAGGTTTCTCCGACAAGCACCACGCGCTGTTCCTCGGCCGCGGCGATCAGTACCCGATCGCCATGGAAGGGGCGCTGAAGCTGAAAGAGATCTCCTACATTCACGCCGAAGCCTATGCGGCGGGCGAGCTGAAGCATGGCCCGCTGGCGCTGATCGACGCCGATATGCCGGTGATCGTGGTGGCGCCGAACAACGAGCTGTTGGAAAAGCTGAAATCCAACATTGAAGAAGTGCGCGCGCGCGGCGGCCAGCTGTACGTGTTCGCCGATCAGGACGCCGGCTTCGTCAGCAGCGAAGGCATGACCATCATCCCTCTGCCGCACGTCGAAGAAATCGTGGCACCAATCTTCTACACCGTGCCGTTGCAGCTGCTGTCTTACCACGTGGCGCTGATCAAAGGCACCGACGTTGACCAGCCGCGCAACCTGGCGAAGTCTGTCACCGTAGAGTAA
- the yieH gene encoding 6-phosphogluconate phosphatase, whose protein sequence is MAQIDCILFDCDGTLVDSEVLCSKAYVHMFAHYGIQLSLEEVFKKYKGVKLYEIIDRVNAEHGVALAKEELEPLYRQEVARLFDSELQEIPGARKLLAQVTAPICTVSNGPVGKMQHSLGLTDMLPYFDDRLFSGYDIQRWKPDPAIVFHAAEKMRVPVERCILVDDSPAGAQAGIAAGIPVFYFCADPHNPPIDHPLVTPFDDLSQLPALWRARGWQLTRD, encoded by the coding sequence ATGGCTCAGATCGACTGCATTTTATTTGATTGCGACGGCACGCTGGTGGACAGCGAAGTGCTGTGCAGCAAGGCCTATGTGCACATGTTCGCCCACTATGGCATTCAGCTGTCGCTGGAAGAGGTGTTCAAAAAGTACAAAGGGGTGAAGCTGTACGAGATTATCGATCGGGTCAACGCCGAACACGGCGTCGCGCTGGCGAAAGAAGAGCTGGAGCCGCTGTACCGCCAGGAAGTGGCGCGGCTGTTCGACAGCGAGCTGCAGGAGATCCCCGGTGCGCGCAAGCTGCTGGCGCAGGTGACGGCGCCAATCTGCACCGTTTCCAACGGGCCGGTCGGCAAGATGCAGCACTCGCTCGGCCTGACCGACATGCTGCCCTATTTTGATGACCGGCTGTTCAGCGGCTATGACATCCAGCGCTGGAAACCGGATCCGGCCATCGTCTTTCACGCGGCGGAAAAGATGCGGGTGCCGGTGGAGCGCTGCATTCTGGTGGACGACTCCCCCGCCGGCGCCCAGGCCGGCATCGCCGCCGGCATCCCGGTGTTTTACTTCTGCGCCGATCCGCACAATCCGCCGATAGACCACCCGTTGGTGACCCCCTTCGACGATTTGAGCCAGCTGCCCGCGCTGTGGCGCGCACGCGGCTGGCAACTCACCCGCGATTAG
- a CDS encoding amino acid ABC transporter permease: MDFSVIYDNLGYLLWGTWPDGPLGGAALTLAISLMAGVASAMLGTLLGVALAMSRGVAAGLLAAALGFFRAIPVIMLIFWTYFLLPIVFGVDIPEITTVVCALALIASAYLAHAVKAGIAAIGPGQWQAGLSLGLTRWQTLRMIVLPQALRMMAPSFINQWISLIKDTSLAYIVGVGELTFLATQVNNRSMVYPMEVFLFVALVYFIFCLALDLLANAVNRRFSAQTRALKRSWRWWRNKPPLPAG, translated from the coding sequence ATGGATTTCAGCGTAATTTACGACAACCTGGGCTACCTGCTGTGGGGCACCTGGCCGGACGGCCCGTTGGGCGGCGCGGCGCTGACGCTGGCGATCAGCCTGATGGCCGGCGTGGCCTCGGCCATGCTCGGCACGCTGCTCGGCGTGGCGTTGGCGATGTCGCGCGGCGTCGCGGCCGGGCTGCTGGCGGCGGCGCTGGGCTTTTTCCGCGCCATTCCGGTGATCATGCTGATTTTCTGGACCTATTTCCTGCTGCCCATCGTATTTGGCGTCGACATCCCGGAAATTACCACCGTGGTGTGCGCGCTGGCGCTGATCGCCTCGGCCTATCTGGCCCATGCGGTGAAGGCCGGCATCGCCGCTATCGGCCCCGGGCAGTGGCAGGCCGGGTTGTCGCTGGGGCTGACCCGTTGGCAAACGCTGCGCATGATCGTGCTGCCGCAGGCGCTGCGCATGATGGCGCCGTCGTTCATCAACCAGTGGATCTCCCTGATCAAGGACACCTCGCTGGCCTATATCGTCGGCGTCGGCGAGCTGACCTTCCTGGCGACGCAGGTCAACAACCGCAGCATGGTGTACCCGATGGAGGTATTCCTGTTCGTCGCGCTGGTATACTTCATTTTCTGTTTGGCGCTCGACCTGCTGGCCAACGCGGTCAATCGCCGCTTCAGCGCGCAAACCCGGGCGCTGAAGCGGTCCTGGCGCTGGTGGCGCAACAAGCCGCCGCTGCCGGCCGGCTAA
- the pstS gene encoding phosphate ABC transporter substrate-binding protein PstS, with translation MKLMRTTVASIVAATFSLTAVSAFAAASLTGAGATFPAPVYAKWADSYQKETGNKVNYQGIGSSGGVKQIVANTVDFGASDAPLSDDKLAADGLFQFPTVIGGVVLAVNIPGIKSGELTLDGQTLGDIYLGNVKKWNDPAIAKLNPGVKLPDQNIAVVRRADGSGTSFVFTSYLAKANAQWKEKIGAGSTVNWPTGLGGKGNDGIAAFVQRLPGSIGYVEYAYAKQNNLAYTKLISADGKPVSPTEESFSNAAKGVDWSKTFAQDLTNQKGEDAWPITSTTFILVHKEQKNPAQGAEVLKFFDWAYKTGAKQANDLDYASLPNEVVEQVRAAWKTNVKDSSGKALY, from the coding sequence ATGAAACTGATGCGTACCACCGTCGCCAGTATTGTGGCAGCGACTTTCTCCCTGACCGCCGTGTCCGCGTTCGCTGCTGCCAGCCTGACCGGTGCAGGTGCGACATTCCCCGCTCCGGTTTACGCCAAGTGGGCAGATTCTTATCAGAAAGAAACCGGCAACAAAGTTAACTATCAGGGGATCGGTTCCTCTGGCGGCGTGAAGCAGATCGTGGCCAATACCGTTGACTTTGGCGCCTCCGACGCCCCGCTGTCCGACGACAAGCTGGCGGCTGACGGCCTGTTCCAGTTCCCGACCGTGATCGGCGGCGTGGTGCTGGCGGTCAATATACCGGGCATCAAATCCGGCGAACTGACGCTGGACGGCCAAACCCTGGGCGATATCTACCTGGGCAACGTGAAGAAATGGAATGACCCGGCAATCGCCAAGCTGAACCCGGGCGTGAAGCTACCGGATCAAAATATCGCCGTGGTGCGCCGTGCTGACGGCTCAGGCACCTCGTTCGTGTTCACCAGCTACCTGGCCAAGGCCAACGCGCAGTGGAAAGAGAAAATCGGCGCCGGTTCTACCGTTAACTGGCCAACCGGCCTGGGCGGCAAGGGCAACGACGGCATCGCCGCCTTCGTACAGCGTCTGCCTGGCTCCATCGGCTACGTTGAGTACGCCTACGCCAAGCAGAACAACCTGGCTTACACCAAGCTTATCTCCGCAGACGGCAAGCCGGTGAGCCCGACCGAAGAGAGCTTCAGCAACGCCGCCAAAGGCGTGGACTGGAGCAAGACCTTCGCACAGGACCTGACCAACCAGAAAGGTGAGGACGCGTGGCCTATCACCTCCACCACCTTCATCCTGGTGCACAAAGAGCAGAAAAACCCTGCTCAGGGCGCCGAAGTGCTGAAATTCTTCGACTGGGCGTACAAAACCGGCGCCAAACAGGCTAACGACCTGGACTACGCTTCTCTGCCGAACGAAGTGGTTGAGCAGGTGCGCGCGGCATGGAAAACCAACGTAAAAGACAGTTCCGGTAAAGCGCTGTACTAA
- the pstC gene encoding phosphate ABC transporter permease PstC: MAEYKPTIKAPSKNGDVIFSALVRLAALITLLLLGGIIVSLIFASWPSMQKFGFAFLWTKEWDAPAEQFGALVPIYGTVVTSLIALIIAVPVSFGIALFLTELAPNWLKRPLGIAIELLAAIPSIVYGMWGLFVFAPLFAEYFQTPVGEVLSGIPIVGELFSGPAFGIGILAAGVILAIMIIPYIAAVMRDVFEQTPVMMKESAYGIGCTTWEVIWRIVLPFTKNGVIGGVMLGLGRALGETMAVTFIIGNTYQLDSASLYMPGNSITSALANEFAEAESGVHTAALMELGLILFVITFIVLALSKLMIMRLAKNEGR; this comes from the coding sequence ATGGCTGAGTACAAGCCGACCATTAAAGCACCGAGTAAAAATGGTGACGTCATCTTCAGCGCGCTGGTTCGACTGGCTGCGCTGATTACCCTATTGTTGCTGGGCGGCATTATTGTTTCGCTGATCTTCGCCTCCTGGCCGAGCATGCAGAAATTCGGCTTCGCCTTCCTGTGGACCAAAGAGTGGGATGCGCCGGCCGAGCAGTTCGGCGCGCTGGTGCCTATCTACGGCACCGTGGTCACCTCGCTGATTGCATTGATCATCGCCGTGCCGGTGAGCTTCGGCATCGCGCTGTTCCTGACCGAACTGGCGCCAAACTGGCTGAAGCGCCCGCTGGGCATCGCCATCGAGCTGCTGGCGGCGATCCCGAGCATCGTTTACGGCATGTGGGGCCTGTTCGTGTTCGCCCCGCTGTTCGCCGAGTATTTCCAGACCCCGGTCGGCGAGGTGCTGTCCGGCATTCCGATCGTCGGTGAGCTGTTCTCCGGCCCGGCCTTCGGCATCGGCATTCTGGCCGCCGGGGTGATCCTGGCCATCATGATCATCCCTTACATCGCCGCGGTAATGCGCGACGTGTTCGAACAAACCCCGGTGATGATGAAAGAATCGGCCTACGGCATCGGCTGCACCACCTGGGAAGTTATCTGGCGCATCGTGCTGCCGTTCACCAAGAACGGCGTGATCGGCGGCGTTATGCTGGGCCTGGGGCGCGCGCTGGGTGAAACCATGGCGGTGACCTTCATCATCGGCAACACCTACCAGCTCGACAGCGCTTCGCTGTATATGCCGGGCAACAGCATCACTTCGGCGCTGGCCAACGAATTCGCCGAAGCGGAATCGGGCGTGCATACCGCCGCGCTGATGGAGCTGGGCCTGATTCTGTTTGTGATTACCTTTATCGTCCTGGCGCTGTCGAAATTGATGATCATGCGTCTGGCCAAGAACGAGGGCCGCTAA
- the pstB gene encoding phosphate ABC transporter ATP-binding protein PstB, producing MVTDASSSKIQVRDLNFYYGKFHALKNITLDIAKNKVTAFIGPSGCGKSTLLRTFNKMYQLYPEQRAEGGILLDGQNILTDNQDIALLRAKVGMVFQKPTPFPMSIYDNIAFGVRLFEKLSRADMDERVQWALTKAALWNETKDKLHQSGYSLSGGQQQRLCIARGIAIRPDVLLLDEPCSALDPISTGKIEELISELKSDYTVVIVTHNMQQAARCSDSTAFMYLGELIEFSDTDNLFTAPQKKQTEDYITGRYG from the coding sequence ATGGTTACTGACGCTTCCAGCAGCAAAATTCAGGTACGCGATCTGAACTTCTACTATGGCAAATTCCATGCGCTGAAGAACATCACGCTGGATATCGCCAAGAACAAGGTCACCGCGTTCATCGGCCCATCCGGCTGCGGCAAATCCACCCTGCTGCGCACCTTCAACAAGATGTATCAGCTGTACCCGGAGCAGCGTGCGGAAGGCGGCATCCTGCTGGACGGCCAGAACATCCTGACCGATAACCAGGACATCGCTCTGCTGCGCGCCAAGGTCGGCATGGTGTTCCAGAAGCCGACGCCGTTCCCGATGTCGATATACGACAACATCGCCTTCGGCGTTCGCCTGTTCGAAAAGCTGTCGCGCGCCGACATGGACGAGCGCGTGCAGTGGGCGCTGACCAAGGCGGCGCTGTGGAACGAAACCAAGGACAAGCTGCACCAGAGCGGCTACAGCCTGTCCGGCGGCCAGCAGCAGCGCCTGTGCATCGCCCGCGGCATCGCCATCCGCCCGGATGTCTTGCTGCTGGATGAGCCGTGCTCGGCGTTGGATCCGATCTCCACCGGTAAGATTGAAGAGCTGATCAGCGAGCTGAAGTCCGATTACACCGTGGTGATCGTGACGCACAATATGCAGCAGGCGGCGCGCTGCTCCGACTCCACCGCATTTATGTATCTGGGCGAACTGATCGAGTTCAGTGATACTGATAACCTGTTCACTGCGCCGCAGAAAAAGCAGACTGAAGACTACATCACTGGCCGTTATGGTTGA